The sequence GGTGGCTGAGCCGTTTCCGAGGTCCAAGGCGTCCGCGGACTGTCTGTCCGGGTGGCGTGTCTCGCAGGTGGTGCTCGGGCTGCTGCCTCCCGAGGAGCGCGCGCCCGCCGAGGCGCACGTGGCCTCCTGTGCGTCCTGCAAGCAGCGGGTGGCCGCGGAGCACGCGCAGGCCCGTGCGGCTGCCTTCGAGAAGGTGCCGGAGGCGCTGCTCGCTGCGGCCTCGGCCGTGCCCTCGCGCCCGGAGCGTCGAGCCTGGTGGCGATGGGCGCCCGCGTTCGCCTTCGTGCCCGTGCTGGCGGTGGGTGTGTTCCTCGCGGTGCGGTCTCCTCCGCCGGTGGGACGCTCCGATGGGACGACGATGAAGGGCACGGTGTCGCTGGACGTGGCGGTTGCGCGCGAGGGGGCGCTCGTGGTCAACGGCATCCCCGCCGAAGAGGTGGCGGGGCTGAGGGCGGGAGACCGGCTGCGCCTGCGCGTGCAGGGCGCGGAGGCGTCCACGTGGCTCATCCTCCAGGGAGACGAGGAAGGACAATGGACCCCGTACTTCGAGGGGCTCGCGCCCCAGGGCGGCTGGCTGCCCATGGGAATCACCATCACTCCCGAGGGACGCACGCGGATGCGCTTCATGGCGTGCAGGGAGAAGCCTCCGCGCGGCGTGCCTCCCGAGGAGGTGTGCAAGGTGCGCGTCTACGACTGGGGCATGGCTGGAACGCCATGAGCCGCGTGGCTTCGCTGTGGCTCGGTGTGCTGCTCGCCGTGCTGCCCGTGGCCGCGCACGCGAGCGAGGCGCGCTACGCGTTGCTCGTGGGCGCGCACAGGGGCAACGCGGATGAGCCGCGTCTCTACTTCGCCGGGCGCGACGCGGAGCGGCTGCGTGAGGTGCTCGTCACGCTGGGGGACTTTCCTCAGGAGAACGTCACTGTCCTCACGGACCCCAATGCGGACCGCGTGCGCACCGCGCTGGCGCGAATGAATGCGCGCATCCGCGAGGAGGTGGCGCATGACCGCTCCAGCGTGCTGCTCGTCTTCTACTCGGGCCATGCGGATGCGGAGTCGCTGCACCTGGGGGGCACGCTGCTGCCGTGGGAGGAGCTCCGCAACCTGACGTCCGGTTCCTCCGCCGCCGCACGGTTGCTGGTGGTGGATGCGTGCCGCTCCGGGCAGGCCACGCGCGTGAAGGGCACGAAGCTGGCGGCGCCCTTCGCGCTGCCTCCGGATGTGGAGTCACATGGCCTGCCCGAGGGCTTCGCGATTCTGTCCTCGTCCGCCGCCGGTGAGAGCGCGCAGGAGTCGGACTCGTTGCAGGGCTCGTTCTTCACGCACCATCTGGTGGCCGCGCTGCGCGGCGTGGCGGACACCAGCGCGGATGGGCTCGTCAGTCTCGCGGAGGCGTACCAGTACGCCGCGGACCGCACGGTGGCGAGCACCGTGGCCACGGTGGGTGGCGTGCAGCACCCCACGTATCTGTATGAATTGAAGGGGCGCTCGGAGTTGGTGCTCACGCGGCCGGGGCGCAACCAGGGCCTGGCGGCGGTGCGGTTGGAAGGCGCGGGGCAGTACTACTTCCGGCAGGGCGGGCGCGACGGCCCGGTGGTGTTGGAGGCCGGCATCTCCCAAGAGGCGCGCACGGCGCGGCTGGTGCCGGGCGCGTACTTCGTGCAGCACCGCCTGCCGGACCGGCTGCGCGAGGCGCGCGTCGTCGCGGAGGAGGGCCAGCCGCTGGAGCTGGCGAAGGCGTCCTGGAGCGTGGTGGAGCTGGACCAGCTCGTGCGCAAGGGCGGAGGCGGTGGGCGCACGTGGACGGTGGGCCTGTGGAGCCGGGGCACGGCGAGCCTGGTGGAGGGCTTCCCCTTCTTCCCATCCGGCGCGGTGCAGGCGTCGCTGGACACGTCGGCGCTGACGCTGGACACGGAGCTGGAGGGGGCACACTCGGGCTACACCGACGACGTGAGCATGAAGCGCAGGCTCTCGTTCGGGGCGCTCCGGGTGGGGGCGCGGAAGGTGTTCGACGTGGGGCCCTTCTCCCTGTCGGGCGGCGCGAGGCTGGGCGCCGCGTACGTGGACCAGCGCTTCCCCGAGCAGGATTCCGGCCGCCAGGCGCCAAGGCGCTGGCAGGTGGTGCCGCAGCTGGACACGTTGCTGCGCGCGGACCTGCACCTGCCGTGGTGGGGCTTCTTCGTGGGCGCGGAGGCGGGGGTGCGGACGTCGTGGCTGCGCATCCAGTCGTCGACGGGGCCGGAGGAGGTGCGCACGCCGGTGAAGGGGATGTTCGCTGGGGGCCTGGGGCTGCGGTGGTGAGAAGGAGTCCTGTCATGACGTGGAACCGGTTCGTGAAGTCGCTGGGGCTGACGCTCGCGCTCGGGAGCACCGTGGGGTGCGGAGATGCGCTGAGGGACGGCTCCTACATGGGAGAGACGCTCTACATGGTGGAGGGCGAGGTGAAGTCGTTGGCGCCCGCCATGAAGCAGGGGGCGACGCGCGTCACCCTGGCCTGGGACAACTGGGCGCGCGAGGGCGATGTCACGGCGTACCAGAGCGTGGAGCTGGAGAGCCGGAACCCTCCGTTCGACTACCAGTTGAGCGTCGTCGACGAGCCGTTCGACGAGGGGCTCAATGACTTTCCGAATGGCCACATCGGGTTCGCCTACCTCTTTATCTACGAGGACGTGAATGGGAATGGCATGCCCGACGGTGAGGAGGCCAACCGCTGGAGCCACCTGCGCGGCATGGCGCGCAACCACGTGGTCATCTTCGTGCCCGAGCTCTCTCCAGCCTTCGTGGCGACGCTGAAGGAGTGGGGTGCCATCATCAACGTGGATGACCTGAAGCAGGGCTTCAACCTGGCGCGCGGCGTGTGCACGGGGACGGACTCCTCGTTCGACACGCTGGAAATCGTCCCCGACGAGCCCGTGCCCGTGGCGGACCCGAAGGACAAGAGCGTCACGTCCTGCATCAACTATCACTGAGGCCGCTTTGCGGAGCGGATGCCTGAGGACGGACTCTCGCTGATGCCTTCTTCCCGTCGAGAGATATTCGGAACGCTGGTGACGGTGTTCCTGGTGCTGGTGGGCGCCACCGCGGCAGTCGCGTACTGGCTGGGGCGTACCACCGTCCTCGTGCTCAACGAGACGGAGTGTGTGCTCAGCACCCTGCGCGTCGAGCTGCCGGGGCTGGACTGCGCCTATTCGGACGTGGCTCCTCGCGCGTCCGTGGTGTGTGAAGGGCGCGCCAGTGGGGATGGCCTGCTCTCCGTGGTCTACGAGGGCGGGGCGTGTGGTGAGCGGAGCCTCCGGACACAGGAGTTTGCGAATCCCGCCCTCGGCTGGAATGGGGTGTTGCTCTTGAGAGCGGATGGCAGTCTGGGGGCCGCGCCGCTTCCGAGGTGAGGGGACACGTCTTGCAGCCACTCTCATCGAGGCCGCCTGACGTAGGATGGCGGCCCATGCGCCGTCATCTGTTTGCCCTTTCCTCACTCCTGCTGCTCGTGGCGGGATGCAGTCATTTACAGCCGAACGCTCCGAAGCTGCCGACGCTGCCCGCCAGTCATGCGCGTCTGTCCAGGGCCCTGGACTTGTATGTGCAGCGTTTTCCGGAAGTGGCGGCTGACTTCGTGCCCGCCGCCGGAGAGTTGGAAGAGCCCAAGCTGGTCGTGGAGCACGCGCAGGCTCGTGGCGTCTACGACGAGGCTCTCGCGGTGCTTCGCGGCAAGCCCACTCCAGAGGGAACGAGCGCTGCGCAGGACGACCTCCGCGCCGCATGCAGGGCCGGCCTGCAGGAGGCGTGCGACTTCATGCGCAAGGAGTTCTCGCCTCCCGTGAAGATTTCGGGCGCCCAGCCGCAATACCCGAGTGAGGCCCTGCAGAAGGGAACCCAAGCCGTGGTCGTCGTTCGTTGCCAGTTGGGCGCGACGGGCCTGTTCCGGGACTGTCAGGTGCTTGAGAGCGGACCGGATGGGCTCACGGAGTCGGTGCTCGCGTACGCGGCCAGGGCGAACTACCACCCCGCGAGGTTCGCGGGCCATCCCTTCTCGATTCCCTATACCTTCACCATCAACTTCAATCCCTACCGGGTCGACCTCTCGCCGCAGCAAGAGATTGAGTTGACGAAGGCCAGGACGGAGCGATTCCCGAGGAGCCCGCCGGCATGGGCGCGCCTGGCGAATCTGCTCTCGCGGCACGCCCCGGAGGACCCCGCGCTCGCCGAGTCCCTGCGCGTCCTTCACGCCCTCGTTCCGTCCTACTGGTGGCCCGCCAACGAATTGGCCTGGCTTCATGTGCAGGCGGGCCGGCATGCCGAGGCCGCTCCCCTGGTGACTCGCGCGATGACCTGGGAGCCGGACAACTCGTACGTATTGGAGACGTCCGCTGCCGTGCTGGCCGCCACCGGGCAGTGTGAGCAGGCGCTCGTCGAGCAGCGCCGCGCCGTGGAGAAGCTCCCCGCCGAGTGGCCTGCTCCGGAGCGGGAGCGCTTCACGCGCACGCTGGCGGAGTATCAGCGCCAGTGCGCGGGCGCGGCGGCCGCGACGGAGCCGCGCTGACTTCGCTTCATCGGGTTGGCGCACGCGGCCTTCACGTCCCAGGCGCTGCCAGCGGGGACCGGCGTGAGGTTGTCCGTGGTGCGAGGCTCGTGGGTCTCCTGCTCGTCACTGGCGCGCGTGGGCCGGGTGGGGTGCGCGCCTTTACGTGTGCGGAGTCCTGTCATGACGTTGGAGCGTTTCGTGGAGTCGCTGGTCGTGTCGCTCGTGCTGGGGAGCGCCGTGGGGTGCGGGACCGGGCTGATGGATGGCGGGGCCGCCGGTGAGCCCCACTACGTGGTGCAGGGCGAGGTGAAGTCGTTGGCCCCGGCTCCGGAGCAGGGGACGACGCGCGCCGCCCTGGCGTGGGACAACTGGGCGCGCGAGGGGGACATCACCACCTACCAGAGCGTGGAGCTGACCCGCCTGAATCCGTCGGCCGACTATCAGTTGCGCGTGGTCGAGAACCCGCCCGATGAGGCGCTCAACAACTTCCGTCCAGGCCTCATCGGGTTCGCCTATCTCATCGTCTACCAGGACGTGGATGGGAATGGCGTGCCCAACGGGGAGGAGGCCGACAACTGGGACAGCGTGCGCGGCATGGCGCGCAACCACGTGGTCGTCTTCGTGCCCGAGCTGACTTCAGGGCTCAAGGCATCCCTGCGTGAGTGGGGCCGCATCGTCAACGTGGAGGACCTGAAGCCAGGCTTCAATCTGGCGCGCGGCGTGTGCGTGGGGACGGACTCCA comes from Pyxidicoccus parkwaysis and encodes:
- a CDS encoding energy transducer TonB, whose product is MQRFPEVAADFVPAAGELEEPKLVVEHAQARGVYDEALAVLRGKPTPEGTSAAQDDLRAACRAGLQEACDFMRKEFSPPVKISGAQPQYPSEALQKGTQAVVVVRCQLGATGLFRDCQVLESGPDGLTESVLAYAARANYHPARFAGHPFSIPYTFTINFNPYRVDLSPQQEIELTKARTERFPRSPPAWARLANLLSRHAPEDPALAESLRVLHALVPSYWWPANELAWLHVQAGRHAEAAPLVTRAMTWEPDNSYVLETSAAVLAATGQCEQALVEQRRAVEKLPAEWPAPERERFTRTLAEYQRQCAGAAAATEPR
- a CDS encoding zf-HC2 domain-containing protein, whose translation is MVAEPFPRSKASADCLSGWRVSQVVLGLLPPEERAPAEAHVASCASCKQRVAAEHAQARAAAFEKVPEALLAAASAVPSRPERRAWWRWAPAFAFVPVLAVGVFLAVRSPPPVGRSDGTTMKGTVSLDVAVAREGALVVNGIPAEEVAGLRAGDRLRLRVQGAEASTWLILQGDEEGQWTPYFEGLAPQGGWLPMGITITPEGRTRMRFMACREKPPRGVPPEEVCKVRVYDWGMAGTP
- a CDS encoding caspase family protein is translated as MSRVASLWLGVLLAVLPVAAHASEARYALLVGAHRGNADEPRLYFAGRDAERLREVLVTLGDFPQENVTVLTDPNADRVRTALARMNARIREEVAHDRSSVLLVFYSGHADAESLHLGGTLLPWEELRNLTSGSSAAARLLVVDACRSGQATRVKGTKLAAPFALPPDVESHGLPEGFAILSSSAAGESAQESDSLQGSFFTHHLVAALRGVADTSADGLVSLAEAYQYAADRTVASTVATVGGVQHPTYLYELKGRSELVLTRPGRNQGLAAVRLEGAGQYYFRQGGRDGPVVLEAGISQEARTARLVPGAYFVQHRLPDRLREARVVAEEGQPLELAKASWSVVELDQLVRKGGGGGRTWTVGLWSRGTASLVEGFPFFPSGAVQASLDTSALTLDTELEGAHSGYTDDVSMKRRLSFGALRVGARKVFDVGPFSLSGGARLGAAYVDQRFPEQDSGRQAPRRWQVVPQLDTLLRADLHLPWWGFFVGAEAGVRTSWLRIQSSTGPEEVRTPVKGMFAGGLGLRW